From the genome of Gammaproteobacteria bacterium:
GCTGCGGCACGTTCCATGGGAGGTACACGTTGCTGCTCCATCTCATCCAGAGGCTTTCTCCGACACTCTGGTTTCCCGCTACGAGCGGGCTCTGACGCCAACACGGAGGGTCGCAACCTGGATCGCCGGGCAGATTGAGGAGCATCGGTGCGACATGGTGCTCTACGCGGCGCTTCCACTTGCCCTACTCGGACCAGGCGTCGCGGAACGCACCGGGGTGCCGTACGCGCTGTTTCTGCATGGGGCAGAGGTCACCATTCCCGCTGCGGTGCCGGGTGTTCGAAGGCGTTATGGGAGAGCGGTACGCGGTGCCGCTGTGCGACTTGCGGTGAGCCGGTATACGAAGCGACGTGTCGAAGAGCGATTCGACGTACCCGTTGTCTGGGCGGGTGCGGGAGTGGACATCGACATCTTCTCACCCGGACCCGTCGAGCACGAAGGCTTCGTTGTCGGGTGTGTGGGGAGATTCGTGCGACGAAAGGGCCATGCCGAGGTCCTACGGGTGGTCTCCTCGTTGAGGGCGGAAGGACTGCCGGCACGATCGATAATGGTCGGGTGGGGTCCGAGAGAGCAATACCTGCGACGCATCGCTCGCCGGTCTCAGGTTCCGACCGAGTTCATGGTCCGAGTCTCGCGAACCGCACTCGCCGGCGCGTATCACGAAATGGATGTCTTTGCGATGCCGGTCCGCTCGCGTTGGGCAGGTCTCGAAGTCGAAGGTCTCGGACTCGTGTACCTGGAGGCAGCGGCAAGCGGACTTCCCGTCATCGCCGGCAGCAGCGGGGGAGCACCGGAGACCGTGGACAATGGGCGGACAGGCTTCGTCGTGGAGAGCCGCTCGCAGTTGACCTCAGCCCTGCGAACGCTCCAGGCGGATCCTGATCTTGCCGCCGACATGGGCTCTGCCGGCCGTGCCAGGGTGGCCGAACTCTTCACATGGCCGGCAGTGGTGGCCCGTATCGACCCACAACTTCGCGAGGCCGCAAATGGATGAGACGCTAGTGCTCGCCTCGGGGTCGCCGCGACGACATGAGCTGCTCACGATGGCCGGTGTTCGACATATGGTCGATGTTCCCGAGATCGATGAGACAGCATTGGCAGGCGAGTCGGCGGACGCCTACACCGCACGTCTCGCCAGAGCCAAGGCCGCTGCGGTGGCTGCTCGCCATCCCGGATTCTGGACGCTCGGCGCAGACACGGTGGTCGTTGTCGATGGCCGCATCGTGGGCAAGCCGGGTGACGCCGCCGAGGCCGAGATGATGCTCGAGGCAATGGCCGGGAGGCGACACGAGGTGATCACGGCCGTCGCACTCGTTCGCGGCTCCGTGGTCGAAGAGCGATCGAGTACGACTTCGGTGTGGATGAGACCGTTCGATCGGGAGATCATCCGCTCCTATGTGGCCACCGGTGAGCCGATGGACAAAGCCGGTGCCTATGCGGCCCAGGGCGTCGGCACCATCCTGATCGACCACATCGACGGCGACTTCTTCACGATCATGGGGCTACCACTCAACGCGGTGATGGAGATGCTGCGATCCGTCGAGTTCGAGGCCGTCTGAAGGCAGCGATGGTACGATCGGGTTAACCAAATTGGAGGCTGGTCATCGGACGCCCCGGCATCATCGAACCGAACCCCGTCCCGCTATCTGAGAAGGAACTCGCGGCAAAGGTCTTCCGGACGCTTGGTGATGCCACGCGACTCGAGATCGTCGAGATGCTCCTGGATGGTCCCCGATACCAGAAGGAAATCGTCGATGCGGTCGGCCTGTCCCAGGGGCAGGTCTCACATCACCTGTCGTGCCTCACCTGGTGCGGACTGATCTCGGCTGAACGGAAAGGCCGGCCCGTCGAGTACCGGATCGCGGATCCGCGCGTGGTGGCCATGGTCGACATGGCGAAGGCGCTTCTGGAGCACAGCACAGGGGATATCTGCTCGTGCAGGATTGTCGACGAGGAGCCCGGCGAGTAATACACCATACGTGTCTCGGGGCCGATAGCCGACAGTGGGAGACTCGTCGTTGGGGTAGGGGCTCAGATTCCGTTGCGGCTTCATCATGTTCCCCGTGCCCGGGGTCGTCGTGCGTTCCCCACCGCTCGCTTCGCTCGCTGGGGGAGGAACGCTTGTCCACTTCACCAGGAGGTCGCCAACCCCGTGTCCTCCATCAGGAGGTCCCCAGGGCCGATGTGTGGGAGTTGCCGCCCTGCGGTGGAGGGCGTCCTGGGAGGTGCCTTCAAGGGACGGACGGATTCGGGCACGTCGATGGGGAGCGCCGGTTCGCGCACCGCCAACACTTCTTGACCGCGGCGCCGAAACATTTGGAGAACCCAATGGGTTGTCTAGACTGGGGAACCGTCAGGAGGATCCATGCTCGGTCAGTCTCATGCGCATTGTCGCCGCCTTCGGTCCGTATCTGACGATGGCCGAGGGACGGAAACTTGCAGTTCAGGGGTTTGGCGAAGACGGCAAGATGCTTTCCTGCTGTGCTGCGTGAGTTGGATCGAGAGGAGGTGAGTCTATGTCACGGTTCATGATTCCGCGCGTGGCCCATTGTTCCGGGGGCTGCTCGACCAAGTCCTGAGCAGGACGAAAAAGGGCTCGGTATCGGGGACCTTCGGGTCCCCGAACTCGCGTCTTGGGAAAGAGGAGAAACGGCCGGGCGATTGGGGGACGTTTCGGGCCCGCCGGGTAATGCACGGCATGTGACGTGGCGGCCAACGCCTCGGTGGGGCCGAGGCGGTACCATGAGGCCCAGTGAGCTTTGACTACGACGTATTGGTGATCGGTTCCGGGTTCGGCGGCAGCGTGAGCGCGCTGCGGCTGACGGAGAAGGGCTACCGGGTCGGTGTTCTCGAGGCGGGGAGACGCTGGGATGAGGCGACGTTGCCGAAATCCAGCTGGAACCTGCGCCGCTTTCTCTGGTTCCCACGCCTGGGGATGAAGGGCATCCAGCGCATCACACTCCTCAAGGACATAATGGCCCTCTCCGGCGCGGGAGTCGGCGGGGGTTCGCTCGTGTGGGCGAACGTTTCCTATGAGCCGCACAAGGAGGCGTTCTCCGACCCACAGTGGGACGGAATCACCGATTGGAAACAGGAGCTCGCGCCGTTCTACGAGCTGGCTCGGCGCATGCTCGGTGTGCAGACCAACCCCGTCGAGACACCTGCCGACCGGGTCATACAGGAGGTCGCCCGCAAACTCGGCGTCGAAGACACGTACGAACCGACTCCTGTGGCGGTGTACTTCGGCGAGAGTGACGTCACCGTGCGCGACCCCTTCTTTGGCGGCGCCGGACCCGATCGAACCGGATGCATTCTGTGCGGCGGCTGTATGACAGGGTGTCGTCACAACGCAAAGAATCGGCTCGACAAGACATACCTCTACCTGGCAGAACGAAACGGGGCACAGATCCACCCTGAGCATCAGGTTGTCGACGTCGTGCCGCTCGACACCGGCGGGTACCGGGTGGTGACCGAGCGTCCGGGGGCCTGGCTGCGGCGCCACCGCCGCGCGTTCACGGCAGAGCAGGTCGTGTTCTCGGCCGGAGCACTGGGAACGGCCCGGCTGCTACTCAGGCTTCGTGACGATGGACATCTTGAACGGCTGTCACCGCGCCTGGGTCGACACCTGCGCACCAATTCGGAAGCGCTGGTCGGCGCCTCTGCTCGCACGGTCGATGTGGACTATTCGAAAGGCGTGGCGATCAGTTCGTCGTTTCAGCCCGACGCGCACACGCACATCGAGCCTGTCCGTTACGAGAAGGGCAGTAATGCGATGGGGCTGCTGTCGG
Proteins encoded in this window:
- a CDS encoding glycosyltransferase, with product MRVLVVTNDFPPSPGGIQRYVGDLLRHVPWEVHVAAPSHPEAFSDTLVSRYERALTPTRRVATWIAGQIEEHRCDMVLYAALPLALLGPGVAERTGVPYALFLHGAEVTIPAAVPGVRRRYGRAVRGAAVRLAVSRYTKRRVEERFDVPVVWAGAGVDIDIFSPGPVEHEGFVVGCVGRFVRRKGHAEVLRVVSSLRAEGLPARSIMVGWGPREQYLRRIARRSQVPTEFMVRVSRTALAGAYHEMDVFAMPVRSRWAGLEVEGLGLVYLEAAASGLPVIAGSSGGAPETVDNGRTGFVVESRSQLTSALRTLQADPDLAADMGSAGRARVAELFTWPAVVARIDPQLREAANG
- a CDS encoding septum formation inhibitor Maf, coding for MDETLVLASGSPRRHELLTMAGVRHMVDVPEIDETALAGESADAYTARLARAKAAAVAARHPGFWTLGADTVVVVDGRIVGKPGDAAEAEMMLEAMAGRRHEVITAVALVRGSVVEERSSTTSVWMRPFDREIIRSYVATGEPMDKAGAYAAQGVGTILIDHIDGDFFTIMGLPLNAVMEMLRSVEFEAV
- a CDS encoding metalloregulator ArsR/SmtB family transcription factor; amino-acid sequence: MVIGRPGIIEPNPVPLSEKELAAKVFRTLGDATRLEIVEMLLDGPRYQKEIVDAVGLSQGQVSHHLSCLTWCGLISAERKGRPVEYRIADPRVVAMVDMAKALLEHSTGDICSCRIVDEEPGE
- a CDS encoding FAD-binding protein, translated to MSFDYDVLVIGSGFGGSVSALRLTEKGYRVGVLEAGRRWDEATLPKSSWNLRRFLWFPRLGMKGIQRITLLKDIMALSGAGVGGGSLVWANVSYEPHKEAFSDPQWDGITDWKQELAPFYELARRMLGVQTNPVETPADRVIQEVARKLGVEDTYEPTPVAVYFGESDVTVRDPFFGGAGPDRTGCILCGGCMTGCRHNAKNRLDKTYLYLAERNGAQIHPEHQVVDVVPLDTGGYRVVTERPGAWLRRHRRAFTAEQVVFSAGALGTARLLLRLRDDGHLERLSPRLGRHLRTNSEALVGASARTVDVDYSKGVAISSSFQPDAHTHIEPVRYEKGSNAMGLLSAMMVDGGGRMPRWFRFFGSAVLHPIRLLRSLSVYHWSERTIILLVMQSFDNSLRLRRGRFGRLTTDQESGKPNPTFIPVANEAARIAADLMDGDPGSSINEVLLDIPLTAHAIGGACIGATPERGVIDPYQRVFGHEGLHIVDGAAITANLGVNPSLTIAAMSERAMSFWPNRGEEDPRPAIGDPYEQLEPVAPRHPSVPGDAPAALFYS